GATTTCCAGTGGAAATCAAACACATCTTACGGTAACTGATCTGGAGCTTTCAACTGAATTACACAGGCATCgatcttctttttttaacacctTTTGTCCATGTTGATTAAGTTGAACTTacaaaaaatcttattttcatGTCCGTGTAGGAGCTGTTATAGAGCTTTAGATTGATCTTCtttttccaaggtcaagaatgaactttgaCCCTCAAAATTGTATGATATTATTAatcaaagagaaaatgtttcaaatcagGCAAATCAACAAAGGGGGAaagtaaatgtcatttttgttgCAGAATGAACTGTGGGACTTTTAGGCATACATTAATCACAGACACATCGTCTACATGTATCAAAAACATCTGTCATCAATGTGCTCAGGGAGTCTCAAAGTTGCTGACTTATGAGTTTTACGACTACATACTTGATCACTCTACTTTTCTAAGTAAATGAGCAGTGTGCTTCAAAGGAAATGACTCATCGAAACCTACGGGCAATTCTCAGCAGCAAGCAAGTGCAAGCAAATAAACATTGGCAGCCTGCAGTGAGAAGTACACTGGGAAAGACTGCACCGCTAACTGATGTCATATTACATCCTCTCAAGCTTTTTTTATCACTCAAGTGTgtaaaagctgcattaattacattattttatattatttttttaggCAACACTAGCATTATTTTGGAGGCATGTGTAGTCTTTTTTCTTCTagtcctgttttgttttcaccaaCTCTGGAGAAAAGATATCTGGCtcattagctgctaaatgctccactgtgtttaCTTTGTCTGGCTGTTGTTTGGTACTGGTCAGGTAAAGTACCACAGGTTTATGagggaaaccaaaacaatatgCTCAAAGATGCTATAAAATGCTCATTCGTGCTGTGGGGAACTGCTAAAAAGGATGAAAATTTAGTTTGAAGTAAACTTAAAGTTGAAGTtcatataaaaatgttgattagcGCAGTATACAAGTAGGACTGTCAGTTTAACAATGACGACAAACATGGTATTTCCTCTTTAAAAGTTATTGCTTTGATGACATGCTCCACTCCTTTCAGGTAAAGAAGCAGTCTTACCAGCGGCTGCATCACTTCCTGGGTCGGCATGCATGCTCCGTGGAGGCAGGTCCCGTTGATGCTACAAGCAGTGCCATCAGCCCAGGGCAAGCTGCCGTTCTTGGTGGAGCACTGCACCGTCCCGTCCTCTTGACACCACAGCTGGCTGCAAATATCACTGTCGGAGGTGTTGGGGCAGTGGACAAACTCTTCTCCAAAAATCTGCTGGCATTGCTGGTCCAGGCTGTACTTGGTGCCTGGCAGCTCTCTTGGTAACGGCATGGTACTCTCTGGGACATCCAGCAGGCAGTCCCCTGTGGTTACAGTACAGAACAACACTGTGTGAGGCTGATTACATTGTGGTTTATGGAGATTATGGTGTTTTTGGTACTGTGATCATTGTAAATGTGTTGCTCTTTGTGTGTGGCATGACCACACTGGAAAAATATTCAGGGCAAGTTGTGTCCTgactataaaaataaataattgagaTGTAGCTAATGAAGTGCAGTTTTATAGACAGCCCTGTGCTCTGAATCTGGATATGTGACAGCTATTCTGAATCTGACTTTATTCATTGTTCCTCTAACAATTCTTTATTACATTCAATAAGCTTTGTGTGTGGAGTTGTCGATGATGTCCACAGCTCGGAATGAACATTCTCAGCCACATGAGTTTTTGTTGGAGATATTTTCCAACTGATAAAGAACATATTTTGCTGACACCAGCTGTTGCTTTTGGCTGAGGAGGTGAAGAACAGGAAGAAGTCCATTGTATGACTCAGTGGAAAAGAGGGTTCACTGATAGGTCTAGCAAGGATACAAACAACTCAAGATGCACAACATGGGATGGGAAGAGGGAACAACAGAGgccagaaagagaaagagaaagaaagggtgAGGAAAGGAGGATGTGGAAAGAGAAGATGTGGAACTCAAGGGCAGGATAAACTATTCCTACAACCCCATAATTAAAGGGGAGCGACATGTTTAAGCAGGAAAGACATAGTTAGAACGCGAGAAGAATAACAGTGTGGTTTATTCATCTCTGAATCAGCCCTAATAACAGCTACAGTGTGGTGACAGATGTCCACGCTGGCAGAAGGTCCCTACAGGGCTTCTCAGTTTCTCATTTACTCAGTGTGTAATTTTTAACACGCTGGGCgacaaactcaaatatttcCTACCATGTCCGTTGTCAAAGAACTCTGTGATGTAGAGAGCGCTGCAGGGAGACCAAGGCGCAGTCTTGTTGAGGCTGACAAACAGAGGAGCCATCAGGTAATGTCCTCCCAGATCTCCAAACAGCCTCTCACAGGTCTTGGAGTCGTCGTGAGGCATACTCAGAACATGACCTGCAGCAGGAGAAGAGGCACTGATAAGGATGTGACACACAGGTTCACAGATACACAAAAGTTATACAGTTACATACATTTATGGATGACTGAAAACGACTTAACTTGCCTATTACACAGTTTTTCCCATAAATCCTACACCCACACCAGCCCAATcaaatgacaataaatattaGCTTACCAAGCTCATGTGCAGCTGTGAACGCAGCTTGCAGCCCATTGTCTTCGATAACTGAGCAGCTTCTCTTTGGATCGCACATCGTCCCGACATCAGCCACGCCCAACGTGTCACAGCTCTTCTGTCCACAGATGTCctgcaacaaacacagaaaacactgagacTGGAGCGCCAAGGTCATGATGATGAAGCTGATACCAGCACTgagatttctttttattaaaacttgCAAAAGCAGATGTTCAAAATCTCGAGGTTGAGGTTGCAGACAGCAAACACCCCTGGTCTTGCCCTCCTCTATGGTGGCTGCAAAAAGCGCGAAATGCCCTCTCCAGagctgggctactgtagaaacatggtggtaaAACATGGTGGAAAGACCTCTGTAGATATGAAGGCTCATTCTCATAATGTATACTAAAActattcttagtttcaggtgattatacgcTAATGAAGACatgattatgaatattatattccatttctgcccaaaaaaacTCCTagacactggacctttaatttaattttcatgCAAGAAAATTCGTGAAATTATGAGCATTTGTGTTCACCGCAtctgtattttatattatatcttATTAAAGTTACCAAGTATCTAATACAGGTTGACAAAGGAGTGGCGGATTGTATGCCATTCTGGttttagtggcatatgccagtttTTGTATGTCACTGCTAATTATGATGTCACTGCTGTGGGTGAGGCTGGAATCACATCAAATCAGGCGGTGTGGCGAAAATGCAGGTTTTCCCAAATAATTTAAATGAGGGCAGTTCGTTTTGGCTGCGGCGGTGCTAGCCGCAGGGAGCTCCGAAAAAATATGCAGCCGGCTGCTGCGCAAAAAGTTTAAGCCAACTCAGTTTTTACCACGGCAGCATGAATGACTAAAACCACAGTGTAACCACagtgcaccagtttaaaacacatctgtggatgCTGATGATCACTGTAGGACTTACTGTGGCAGTTGGCATGACCACAGATCAAAGGCAGAGCAGAACTGGTCAGTAGTGGGCATGTTAGTTAGCATGGCTTaatgctacagagggaacacaacggacatttctctgtgtagcgcGATGTTTCCACTTGTGATCACTCAGTttgccccagtttaaaacacacagtaatgatctgcctcGTATCCTGGTTgttaacagttatttttaatccatcgACGAAGACAAACGATCACTAGTAGGACCTCCATGCTAGaagcataacaacatagcagcttctcCTTTCGGCAAACTGATCAACGAGGGTTcacaacacgtcacacacacggaccacgGAGTGACACCCCCACACATCCGCACAAGCCTGCAGCAACACCTGATTTCAACTGAATGTACCCTGACTTTTAAACAGCTTGTCGCTCTCCCACAAGCAGATGCcacttttttaaatcatgtaCCAGTGGTGTGCTACTCGTGTTTTACTTAATTAATTTAAACTCTTAGCAGTACACCACTTTGACTAGTGCAAGTGTGACTGCTGGTCAGCcatcttttagtttttttttttgctagcaCATACCACTGCCCCACTGGCTTCTGACAATTATTACAGGTATGTGTCACTGCTGCCAGTATGTcgctgctgtgtgctgcataaaaACATCATGCAACTTATGTTTCACTGACAGGTGCCACTTTTAATCTGCAGGTACTGTGTCAGACAGGCAGTTAGCGCCATAATGCTATACTGTGTCAGCTGTCACTGATGTAATATGATATACTTCTAGTTCCAGCCAGTCCTCGTCAGACAAATTACCACAAAGGTCGACCATGAAAGCAGCTAattatgacccatatttcagttttctttttaggTTGCAAtttctagtggctgtagtaagTATTaaggcagcaaaggaggaagtcaggtgatggaGTATAAAGAGTGAAGAAGCCCATATAGGCAGGTGGTTGGGGTGGACGGAGGCAttaggacagacagacacaggactGCTCTCCTGTGTGAATCCAAAAATcaatgttgatttattttaactttgtaGTTAAGTTACGTAACGCTACTGAAGTTACAtacttaaccaagtagttttagtgcctaaacccaacTACGTAGTTTTGTTGTCTATACTGAAATGCAACCATATGATGAGGGTCCGATATGCCTGTCGTTGGTATGCTCCTATGGTCATGGTGTCTTGGAAACGGTGACATATGTCGATTTTAGGAGTCACTTGCAATCAACCTATTTATTTTGGTATAAGGATGTGTTGCTAGTAGCTAAGCTACAGGGACTACCTGTAGCTATATTAGCCCTGTACAGGTAGTACAGTGAGCATAGCCTTGGACAACATTTAACCAATTGTGCTAGCTATAAGACAATGGGCATTAGAtcagtgttctttttttatcaatttaGTGTCAGTATTAAGTATTTAGTTAGTGTATTAGTGTATTTAGTGTATATAGTGTTTACGTTTCAATGTATTGTATTAAACATTACCAAAGGAGTGACATATGCTAGTATGAACCATTACGCCACATGTGCTATTCTAATGGCAGCAGCATTCTATAAGTCAAAGTGGCATACGTACGACTACTGCTCATAACAAATCACACTCATAGCAGCACAAGATAATCAGCAGTGGTGTATGCAGTATTTCAAAAACAATCAGTATGTACCAATGGACAGAGTTATGTGGCCATGGAACATGAGTGACATCATGAGTGCCATAAGCCAGTGGAACCACAGCAGCATACCAGGAACCACCAGGGACATACCACTCAGAAGCGACATATGTCACTAGGACAAACACTTTTTGATCCAGTCACTGCTGCCAAACAGCTTTAGTGTCATGGAACACTTAAACTctccactgaaaaaaacatgcatactTTTATTGGATCCAATTCAACTATTTCATTAGAATCTATTTAGGTTAAGGTCTCTGCATGGATAGTCAGTGTTCCTCAACCCGTGGCCAAAACATGGTGGACAACAGACTTTTTTCATATCCCATGTTTAATACATAGCCATATTGGCGTTGTTGTACAGTAAAGCGAGATAATGCCTTTTTCCCTTGTTCCCTTCATATAGCTGGCAGAGTGGACTATCAAAAAGTTAAagacattattttgtcaaataGTAAATCTAGTAAGTATATGGGCACGCCTAAGTTACTGTTGAATTAATCACATAGGATGGCAAACCTTCACCATCTATTTATGTCCAGTTGTTTTTATGCCATATTTTAAGAAACAAATCAGAAACATGTTGCTCAGTGTTTCcatcataaaacaaagtcaatAAATATCCTCAGCATGCAGCTGTCCACAGCTGTGATGTGGGAACATGAACAGTGTGGTGTATTAGAAATCTTTCCCTGCTTGAGAAGATGCCTGGCTGTGTAGGACAGAGATGGACATGTCCATGGCCTCACCTCAGCCCAAAAAAAACCACAAGGCAGAACCCTCAGTAATGTAAAAGACATCTGGACTTGGAGCATGCCGTTTGAACACAGCTCAGCATGTGTTTGTACACCTTGTTCCACAGTAGCGTCCATCACTCAtgtatgcagacacacagatgcaaaACAAGATGTATGGGTGAGAGCAAAAGCCACAGTATTGCATTTGCAGATAGTGCAGACAGACATACAGTGCAAGCACGCATATACAGCATGAGACCACATAAATTCATGAGAAAATATTTCCACTACATGCAACAGAGAGTAAGTTTTGAGTTTCACAACAGTAGCAGCAGGCTTCCCTCCTGACTGTGGGGTACATAGCATACATTTTCAACCCTGACCCGGCCACACACTCAAGACCTGACCATTTCAAGCGTCCTCATCATGTCAGAGCTGATTTGTGGCGGCACTAAAGTTAGCTCATCCACTAGGAACCTTCCGTCGTCTACATTTCAAAGCATTTCtcagcagaaatggaaaaacaaacacaaagcgGGTTTTAATGAGTGATGGTTTCCACGATTGAAAGCCGCTTACACAAATCCAACACAGGACTGCAAAAGCCCATATGTTCCATTCATCATTTCCCTGATCTGATGTCAGATTTACGTCATTCAGTAGGCGGATAAATGCCAAGCCTGTCATCAGATCAAGCTGCAACCGGGGCACTTAGCTATAAAAACGTAATAACAGAAGTTACTCGCCTAATGTATTGTCTGCTAACACCTTGTCAACATCCACATACCAGATGGAAGAAGCCAGCCAAATGCAGCAGGACAAGCCAATCACCATTCAAACCCTGAGGACTTGTGAACTTATTTCCTGTCGAATCACCCATAAAGCAGTTTGTTTGCTCTCTGTTGACATTCCCTCTGCTTGGAAAAGATTACAACTACTTCGTCCCAAAGTTACCTTTTCAGCATCCTTAATTTACCCAGAGGACTACAGAGGCTTTCCTCAACCTCACCttgtttcatcttttctctGATCTCACTCCTGGACTGataaaaataactgcaaaaGCAAAGGTCTCTTTTTGAGCTGGGACTCCCACTTTAAAccaacagttcacccaaaaatgaaaatcttcaGTCATTATCACCTTCCCCCGTggtgatagaaaaaaaaaccagcATTGATATTAGATGGGGACttgctccacaaatgttttgtggactacaaaacttcacctaaCTTCGGCATGGAGGTGAGGAGATGAGTCTTCATTGAAGCAAAATTGGCCCTAAATGCAACTCTGTTACTCTAAGGCATAATTGTTTCAGGTCATTGTTGTGTGGTTGAGTCTGCGGCCTCAGAAACCATATAGTGTACCGCAGCTGCACTGAATTCCACCAGGGTTTAATCTGTGACTCATCCTTGATGGGTTATTGTCTTCTGCATGGAGAACATAATGTACCACACTATCATGGGTGAGTGGACTGTCTATTCTAATAATACACCGTAAAGCACTTACAACATTGTTCAAGGTGTTTCGTGCACTAAACAGAGCATGCTTTGTTGAAAACCTCAACTATGCTAATATATCACgatctttgtgtgttttgaaaccTCTGTGAGCCGTTAGGCCCGGTACCAGTGTTAAGATATTCTGTGCCGATAATGAtcagtttaaagctgcactgatctTGTTTGGCTTTTTAGCCACTTGGGGGCAGAGCTTCGCAACAAGCTGAAAATCAAACATGGTTTGTTCACCATTTACAGCTGTTATGGCTAATGTGTTAGCTAAATTATATAGACTGTTCACACATTCAGCAGACACAACGAAACACTGACATGTATTTAGCatcatgtttctggccacctgagAATCTATGTCCAATATCCACTCtccttttagttttgttttggtctccaccaactccaaagagaaatatctgtttttttaactcCTCCACTCGTACTCACCAGTCTGTAACTAACTTTGGTTGCCTGCTGTTTGATCGGTTTAAGagatatttctctctgaaaacTACCTTCTGCTGCTTGAAATTTTTAgaccagaaaaccaaaacatgagCGATATCTTTTCACATTACTCACAGgcatttcagtcattatttttataaaactatgaaatagtgcagctttaaatgatAGTTTCATGACTAAACACCAAGCATTTCCTGTAGCTAAACCTTTCCAGTAAAATCCACGATTCTACTGCTCCTTTTCATACAACACTTGGTGTTCCCCAAGGATCATTTCTCGGGCCACTGCTATTTGAAATTCACATAAATGTTCTACAAAAACTCAGAGCTCATGGTCCACTTCTTAGCTTTTTCTGATGATTTCAACCGCAATTTGCTGTCTTCCTCAGTGGATCAAGTTAGCTCAGTTGTCATCATGGGTGGATAAGGATGGATCTTTGATCATCTGATAACGTGATTATACATGGGAGATGGCAACCCCTGTCTCTGTTCAAAGATGTACTTTGGCGTCAGATGCAAATGGCCCTCTAGATATTTCTCGACCGTCCACTGACTTCTGGTCAATGAATTTTGACCCCGTCTCAGTTGATGCTGTGACCAGTTTCAGTGTGTTCACAGACAGCTGATGTCTGTTTCCGGTGTTCATTCGGTCTCTTGTCTCGGGTCCTTGTTATTTTATTGATGACATTTGTTAGTCGTAGATGAAAGCCCTCAAAAAAAGCTGggaagtggaccttgagttaagaTCTACTTTTATCATAATAGTGCTTCCAAGGTCAGCAACCATCTTTCTTGTCTCTCATcaaattttaaatattatatgcGGATGATGGTATGTTGTATTGCAGAGACCTCAACAGCCAGTCTGCAGCAGTATAAAGAAGCTCAACCAGGTATTTACATGCACTCACCTCTCTGGTGAAGAGCATGGCAGTGTCATAGTGCTCTGGATCCCTCTGGCTTGGTGGGTTGAAGAGCTGCTGCCAGGAGCAGAAGTTCCTCAGAGCCACGCCACCGTTGCTGGAGATCTCTGGGCCGacctcctcgtcctccaccACCAACATCTTCACCAACACCATGTTTACTGAGTTCTTTATGCTGGGGTGCTTGTAAAGCTGGGCAGCCATCGACATCAGGGTCAGAAGGTAGTGCTGGTGAGGATTAAAGATAGGACATTTAGAAACTTCAACTTCCTCGCTCGAGACTTTTACAAAGCTTAGACAGCTCAAAGACACAGTGAATGAGGGATAAAGGGAGCAGGGTTTAAGTCAAACGCGTGAAGGTCACGTGGTGCATGACATCATGCTTATGTTTTTATGCTTCTGGCTGCAGACAGCCCAatcaatattgtgtttttgtggccaACAGTGATATCTGAGTTGCAGAAACTGATATTAACTTATCTTTAACAGATCTACGTAACACAAACTAACAgccatgtttttaaaaattccTTCAAATTTGTTATCTAAGAATTGTGATCGTGATTCGTACTGAGCTGGAAACCCTATGGTTAAAAAGTAGAGAGAAGCTTATTAGTGCCCTCTGTTGGACAAACAATATAATGGCAACACACCTAAATGACTCTTCTAAATCATTGCTAACATATCTGCAATTTCTCGTTACTTATTGTCTGACACAATACATCAGCTATTGGCTAAAATCATTTACAATGCTACATTTGTAGTTCGGGCTGTAGCATGCTCTTTCTTCGCTCTAGcatacaaaacaattttttcatGCCTTTAACTGGCTGAGATCTCTTTgaaatccccccaaaaaactgtTAAGTGTGtgaagtttttttgttgttacacATTGTTACTATGTGACAGCAAAAATTTGATAACGATcaattgaaaaatatataaatagttACTACACTGTAGTGCAAGTTTCTATTATATCACCAGACACAGATAAAACTGTGTCAAAATGTGATGTCTTTGGCCTGAATACTGTATAATAGTATTCTGGGTGATGCATATCCATAGCTGTGTTGTTATCTACAGTATTTTTTGCCTTGCTGGACAGGAACAGCTCTCTCCTCCAAGACGTTGGCCTAGAGTTTCCTCCCGGCCCAATAAACTGTCTGCTGCCTTTAAAGGGGATGAGAGGAGCAGATGTGATCGGTCATTATGGAAGTCTGGACGTCTATGTTTTCCTCCCACTAATAATGTACAGTATCGGTCCAGGACATACTCTGTTGTACACACTCATATCTATTTGACACTAAAGTTAAACAATATTTTATGCCTCACTGTCTTCTTCTCAGTGAAGAACTCAATAAAAAATCCCATTTGGCTTCATTAACTCTACAGCGTTGTCTCTAAATAGTTTTGGTTCAGTATCCATGATTGTGTCATGGGAGGTAGGGACGAGCAGAGTTTTCCACAGTGCTGTCATGGAGTTGTGTTTGAGCGGAGAGCTGGTAAATCACGATGAATGTGGGGGATTGTGTCATGGTGCGCACTGAAAAGTCttccatcagtttttttttttttcgagggTGGGATAATATTCCTGCATAAAAGCTTTTTCCACATGTGCtgtacacacacccacagagccACATGTTGATTTTCGCCTGGGACTCAAAATAACTAACACCGCCCCTGCTCATGGAACGCAGGGTAAAAAGGTGAAACCTGAAATAATtgatcatttgtaatgaaaaactGATATAAATCAGATTATCGGTCTAATGTGACCCTGGTGCCTGGTTGCCTGTTTACTTAACTTACTTAGTGTGGCATGAGGCAGAGGGTTTGGCAGCTGAGGAGCTTGTTAAATACAAACAGACAAGGATTTGGCAGCTCCAGACTGTAGCAGGACCAGGGATTGTCCtacttttgttttaacagttCTTTGGTTTAGCTTTCAGATTAAAACAGGACTGATGTTAGGTGTTGATGATGATTGAGGTGATGATTTCAGAAGTTTTGTCATACAGTATTATATCACCGTTCATACAATATTGTGTACGTCAAATATTGGATGTTTTAAATGATGTGTGGAGGAAATGCTCAATTTAATGAATTTATACTACTGAGTAAAAACAGTTACAGAAGAGATATTGTGGGCTTGTGAGTCTTCCCTGGATGATGCTCAGGCTCTGCTGCCAAATCGTGACCAAGTCCTGAAGAATGTGCTTCAGCATTGCTCGCGTTTCTGTTGCCTGACCTCTTCCTCAGCCTGTGGAAAACAGGGAGCCCACCGACTTCCTCCCAAGCTGCCTCATtgccaaaacatgttttatgaaGCAGCTCGGAAAAACAAACCTGTCACTGCCACTGTGGCTATGGCTATGACTCCGTACAAACAGGGTGGAGAAATAAAGGGAAAATATGACGTTTGTTTATGTAATCTGCTAAAATAGCTATAGTTTGTTTAGGTCCCTATCAACAGTGTGTGCAGGAAAGAATGAGTTCATCTGTCTGACCTTTATTTCATCTCCATAGAAGTGGGTCATGGTTGAGTCTGCCACCACCAGGGTCTCTATGAACCGTGGCGCGGAAACAAAGCGTCTCCGGCGAGGTTCCCTGTGTGCGTCACTGTCGCCGTGCGTAAAGCTTTCCCCATTGTGCTTCTCCGCTCGGCTCTCCGCCGCCGCATGATCAAACAGGAGGGGAACACCGTGGCTTTTGGTGAATGTCCTCCTCTTGATGACatgcagctgctctgcagtgTCTGGCCCCAGGCCGCCACGAAGTTTGGGCTCAATTAGATACTCTTTCCCCTCCGTTATGAAGGAGCCAAAGATACCAGAGCACAAACTGACAGATACAACCGAGTGCTGATCGTCATCTACGCTCCCCGAGTAGAAGCAGCTCCTAAGCTCCCCTTCACTCTCCTTTGTCTGGTTCATGAAATTCTGGAGATCCGCTACAGGTTGGACACCTGAAGCGCTGCGTAAAGCGCCAACATCTCTGGCTTTGATGCGCTGTATGGTGAAGGAAGGCGAGATAAAGCTGGTGTCTGGAATGAGATTCAGGGTCAAGTCCTTGCCAAAGGCGCTGAGGATAAATCGCGGATGCTCCTCGCTTCTCTTCCAAAAACGACCGCTGACTCTTCCATTTATCCGAACAGGTACAATATCCTCTGATTCAAATAGAGTGGGGAGTGCCGCGTTCATTACGCACAGTAGTGAAAATATCAGACACACAGTGGAGCACATCTTCTGCAATGGAAATTGCACTCAAGtgtggtaaaaaataaaaataaaaaaataaagagtttaTTACAATTTGTGTCCTTTATTTCTGGTCAGTGGCGCGTCTTCTCCAACCGAAAGGGTATCTTCTCAAATCAGCTCTTCCAAATTAAAAGTGATTTCCAGTGCTGTAAAGCCAGTCTTGGTCAAACTATG
This is a stretch of genomic DNA from Pagrus major chromosome 2, Pma_NU_1.0. It encodes these proteins:
- the LOC141020420 gene encoding A disintegrin and metalloproteinase with thrombospondin motifs 8-like, translating into MNAALPTLFESEDIVPVRINGRVSGRFWKRSEEHPRFILSAFGKDLTLNLIPDTSFISPSFTIQRIKARDVGALRSASGVQPESEGELRSCFYSGSVDDDQHSVVSVSLCSGIFGSFITEGKEYLIEPKLRGGLGPDTAEQLHVIKRRTFTKSHGVPLLFDHAAAESRAEKHNGESFTHGDSDAHREPRRRRFVSAPRFIETLVVADSTMTHFYGDEIKHYLLTLMSMAAQLYKHPSIKNSVNMVLVKMLVVEDEEVGPEISSNGGVALRNFCSWQQLFNPPSQRDPEHYDTAMLFTREDICGQKSCDTLGVADVGTMCDPKRSCSVIEDNGLQAAFTAAHELGHVLSMPHDDSKTCERLFGDLGGHYLMAPLFVSLNKTAPWSPCSALYITEFFDNGHGDCLLDVPESTMPLPRELPGTKYSLDQQCQQIFGEEFVHCPNTSDSDICSQLWCQEDGTVQCSTKNGSLPWADGTACSINGTCLHGACMPTQEVMQPLVVVDGGWSSWGPWQQCSRTCGGGVEFSYRECTDPVPQNGGKYCEGQRVQYQSCNTQPCDNNEGKSFREEQCEKYNSPNYLDYNGNMKQWIPKYAGVSPRDRCKLFCRARGSSEFKVFESKVIDGTTCGPDTTSVCVQGQCVKAGCDQLIGSNKRLDKCGVCGGSGLTCRKITGSYNKATYGYSDIVTIPVGATNIDIKQRSLRGIKHDGNYLAIKRENGGYILNGNFSVSTVEQDIPVLGAVLKYSGSSTTLERIQSFRQLKEAITIQLLATAGEDNLPKVKYTFFIPRDVTFNRSKERKGSLPSLHVIHPYGVPDWVMGEWSECSKSCGSGWSRRSVECRDSAGFLSSQCDYDLKPVDIRPCGDLPCPIWQMGPWSSCSRTCGQGERRRSVFCIDYTGKTVEPEKCDPKKIPELVSGECHNQECL